The Amycolatopsis solani genome segment GGTGTGCCCGGTGATCCGCGTGGAGTACGGCGTCGCGAACATGCCGAGCACACTGCTGCGCTCGTCGGCGCCCGGGTCGAGGCGGTACGCGGCGAGCGCGAGCTGCGCGGCCAGCGCCGGGTTGGTGGCGCGCATGGCCAGCGCCTGGCCCGCGACCTTCTGGGCGAGCGCGCTGTTGCGCTGGTCGGTGGCCGTCGACTCGGCGCGGACCGCGTAGACGGTGGCGCCCACCGCGAAGACGAGCAGCACCGCGAGCAGCGCGACCAGCTGCCGCAGCCGCCGGGTGCGACGCCGGTCGCGCTCCTGCTCGGCGTGTTCGACGGCGAGGCTCGCGTCGAGGAACCGCCGTTCCCGACGGGACAGCGCGGAGTCCTGGCGCGCGGCCCACTCCCGCGCGATGGCCAGCCGGGTGCCGCGGTAGAGCCAGCCGGGGTCTTCGTCGACGGACTCCCAGGCCCCGGTCGCCTCGGTGAGCTGCCGGTGCACGCGCAGGCCTTCGCGGTCCTGGGTGAGCCACTCGCGCAGCCGCGGCCAGCCGCGGATCAGGGCTTCGTGGGTGATCTCGATGCCGGTGTCGTCGAGGGCGACCAGCCGGGCCGCGGCCAGCTCGCCGAGGACGACGGCGGTGTCTTCGTCGTCGGTGTCGAGTTCGGCGCGGCTGATCCGGCGCTTGGTGTCTTCGGTGCCTTCGCCGAGCGCGGTCATCCGGAGGAAGATCTGCCGGGCGAGCCGCTGCTGGCGGGCCGAGAACTTCGCGAACGTGCGTTCGGACGTCTGCGCGATGGCCCGCTCGATGCCGCCGGTCGACTCGTACCCGGCGAGGGTGAGGGTGGTGCCGCGGCGCCGCCGCCACGTCTCCAGCAGCGCGTGGGACAGCAGCGGCAGCACGCCGGGCTGGCCGGTGGCGTCCGCGACGAGCCGGGAGACCAGCGCGTTCTCGACGCGGTGGCCGGTGTCGACGGCGGGCCGCGAGATGGCCTGGCGCAGCTCCTCGGTGGTCATCGGGCCGACCAGGACCTGGGCGTCCTGCATCGCCTCGGCGAGCACCGCGTGCCGCGCGCAGTGGGTGTAGAAGTCGGTGCGGATGCCGAGCACCACCCGCGTCCGGCTGTCCGGCTCGGCGGTGGCGGCGACCAGCGCGTCGAGGAAGCGGGCGCGCTCCTCGTCGTCCTGGCAGAGCGTGAAGACCTCTTCGAACTGGTCGACGACCAGCACGACGTCCTCGCCGCCGTCGTCGGTCAGCTGGCGGGCGGCCAGTCCCAGGTTGCGCGGGTGGGCGGCGAAGTCGTCGAGCAGGGCGCCGGCCGGGACGCCGAGGGCGGCGGCGAACTTGACCGCGCACTCCCGCAGCGGGTGGGCGCCCGGGGTGAGCAGCACCACCGGGCCCTTGACGGCGGGCAGCAGGCCGGCGCGCAGGAGTGAGGACTTGCCCGAGCCGGACGCGCCGAGGACGGCGAGAAAACGTTGTCCCGCCAGTCGCGCGACGAGTTTTTCGACCAAACTGTCCCGGCCGAAGAATCGCCGTGCATCAGCTGAGGTGAATGCGGACAGGCCCACGTAAGGGGGAATTTCGCCGGGTTCGGGGTCGGGCGGTGAATCGGCACCGTCCCGGCGGGACTCTTCGGCGGCGGCGTGCCACCGCTCTTCCCATTCACCGGGCACCCCGCCGCAGGCCCGTACGTAGGCCAAAGTCACGGCCAAGCTGGGGAGTTTCCGCCCGCCGGCGGCTTCGGACAGCGTGCCGGCCGAGTAGTGCGCGCGCCGGCCGAGCTCGCGATAAGTGGGGTTCCCGGCGCTCTCGCGCAAACGCCGGAGATCGGCGGCGAATTCGGTCAGCAGATCGTCCCCGGGATCCAAGGGTCGCTCCGGACGCGGCACCCGTCCTCCTGTATTGCTCTTTTCCGATTCGGACACCGTATCGCCATTGCGGTCCGTTCCGGGCCCGATCCGCGCGAACGGCGTGAAGATCGTCACCGCCGTCCGGGAAGCAAAACGGGCACCGGGGCGTTGACCCCGGTTGTGAGCTCACTGCCTGACGTGCCGCTGTCCGTGCTCGACCTGTCCCCCGTGTCGGAGGGGAACACCGTCGGCGAGACGCTGCGCAACACCCTGGACCTCGCCCGCGCCGCGGAACGGCTGGGCTACCACCGCTACTGGCTGGCCGAGCACCACAACATGCCCGGCATCGCCAGCTCGGCGACTCCGGTGCTGATCGGCCACGTCGCCGACGCGACCGAGCGCATCCGCGTCGGCTCGGGCGGCGTGATGCTGCCCAACCACGCGCCCCTGGTGGTCGCCGAGCAGTTCGGCACGCTGGAGGCGTTCCACCCGGGCCGCATCGACCTCGGCATCGGCCGCGCGCCCGGCACCGACCAGCGCACGGCGCTGGCCCTGCGCGGCCCCGGCGGGCTGTCGGCCGACAACTTCCCGGAGCACCTCCAGGAGCTGATCGGCTACTTCACCCATTCGGAGGCCCGCGGCGTCAACGCGGTGGTCGCCGAGGGCAACCAGCCGCCGGTGTGGCTGCTGGGCTCCAGCGGCTTCAGCGCCCAGCTCGCCGGCCGGCTGGGGCTGCCGTTCTCCTTCGCGCACCACTTCGCGGCCGAGAACACGATCCCGGCGGTGCAGCTGTACCGCGAGAACTTCCAGCCGTCTTCGGTTCTTTCCGAGCCGTACGTGATGCTGGGCGTGTCGGTGGTCGCGGCCGAGACGGACGAGCGCGCCCAGTTCCTGGCGGGGCCGTCGGGGCTGACGTTCCTGAGCCTGCGCCGCGGGCGGCCGATCGCGCTGCCGACGCCGGAGGAGGCCGCGGAGTACCCGTACACGGAGATCGACCGGGCGTTCCTGGCCGACCGGTTCGGCTCGAGCATCATCGGCTCGCCGGAGACGGTCCAAAAGGGATTCGAGCAGCTGCTGGCCGACACGGGCGCGGACGAGCTGATGATCACGACGATGGTGCACGGCCACGCGGACCGGATCCGCTCGTACGAGCTGATCGCCGGCCTGACGTCCTGACCCGTCTCCGGCGAGGGGTGCGCTGACGGCCGGAGTGACGCCACGGGCCCTGGCATTGCCGGGGCCCTTGGCGCGGCCGATCGCGGCGGCCTTCAACCCGCCCTTCCCGGTGCCGCGAATGACGCATTGGGGACCGGGGAGGTCCCCAATGAGTCATTCGCGACCTTCGGGCACTCCCGCCACCGGCAGGCTCGCCGCCCTCGCCCGGACTTCGCCGAAGCCGTGACGCCCGGCAGGCGAACGACCCGCTCGTGACGTCCACCCGCAAGTCCCGCCCCGCACCGGCCGCCACCGCTCGCCACGAGTGCCGCGAATGACTCATTCGGGACCGCCGACGTCCCCAATGAGTCATTCGCGACCCCCGGCGCGCCCGCAGCACACGCATGAAGGGGACGTTCCTGGCATCTCTGGACGTGCGGCACCGGGCCGCCTACCCTCGCCCGCGTGTGGGGCAAGCTCCGCGTTCCGGTGAACGGGAATGGTTACGACCGTGCAAGCTCACCCACCCGCGCCGGGCGTCGGCGGCGAATTTCTTTCCCTACACTGACAACAAGATCGAGGCCGTTTGTCAGTACTCGACAAGAAATGCCCGGTTACCAGCCCGTGACCGCGTGATCCTGCTCAAGTTCTTGTCTCCCATCACGGCCGTCGTTAGCGTACCGACCAGTAGGAAACGGCACGGTGTCCCCCGAGACCGTGAATGGCCGACAATTGTTACCCCGTTCGGACCATTTCCCCTTGCTCACCTCGGGTGTATTCGGCGTGCCGCCGAAACCGCTGGGGAGGCACACGAATGGCCGAACGGACGACGACGGCGTCGTTCCCCGGGGCCGCCGCGCTGCGGCAGACCGGACGGCTCTACGGGCTGGGGCTGGACGTCGTCCGGCTGACGTTCCGCCGCCCGTTCCAGGTGCGTGAGCTGGTCCAGCAGTTCTGGTTCATCGCGAGCGTCTCGATCCTGCCGACGGCACTGGTCTCGATCCCGTTCGGCGCGGTCATCGCGCTGCACATCGGGTCGCTGACCACGCAGATCGGCGCGCAGTCGTTCACCGGCGCGGCGAGCGTCCTCGCGATCATCCAGCAGGCCAGCCCGATCGTCACCGCTCTGCTGATCGCCGGCGCGGGCGGCAGCGCCATGTGCGCCGACCTCGGGTCCCGGACCATCCGCGAAGAGATCGACGCCATGGAAGTGCTCGGCGTCTCGCCCGTGCAGCGGCTGATCGTGCCGCGGGTGCTCGCCGCGATGGGGGTCGCGATCTTCCTCAACGGCATGGTCAGCGTGGTCGGCGTGCTCGGCGGTTACTTCTTCAACGTGATCATGCAGCACGGGACCCCGGGCGCGTACCTGGCGAGCTTCTCCGCCCTCGCCCAGCTGCCCGACCTGTGGATCAGCGAGATCAAGGCCCTCATCTTCGGTTTCGTCGCCGGGGTGGTCGCCGCCTACCGGGGGCTGAACCCCAAGGGCGGGCCGAAGGGCGTCGGCGACGCCGTCAACCAGTCCGTCGTCATCACGTTCCTGCTGCTGTTCGTGCTGAACCTGGTGCTCACCACCGTGTACCTGCAACTCGTGCCGCCCAAGGGGAGCTGAACGTGACCACCACGGAACTCCCGAGATCGGCGCGCGTGCGCGAAGCCGTCGACCGCCGGTTCGGTTTCCTCGACACCCTCGGCGACCAGATCCTCTTCTTCCTCCGCGCGATCGCCTGGATCCCGCGCGCGCTCCACCGCTACCTGCGCGAGATCGTCCGCCTGCTCGCCGAAGTCAGCTTCGGCAGCGGGGCGCTCGCCGTCATCGGCGGCACGATCGGCGTGATGATCGGGATGACCGTCGCCACCGGCACGGTCGTCGGCCTGCAGGGCTACTCCGCGCTCAACCAGGTCGGGACGTCGGCGTTCGCCGGGTTCGTCTCCGCCTACTTCAACACGCGGGAGATCGCGCCGCTGGTGAGCGGCCTCGCCCTGTCCGCCACCGTCGGCTGCGGGTTCACCGCGCAGCTCGGCGCGATGCGGATCTCCGAGGAGATCGACGCGCTCGAGGTCATGGGTATCCCGAGCGTCCCGTACCTGGTGACGACCCGGGTGATCGCCGGCTTCCTCGCCGTCATCCCGCTCTACGCCATCGGGCTGCTGTCGAGCTACCTCGCCTCGCGGCAGATCACCGTGTGGTTCTTCGGCCAGTCCGCGGGCACCTACGACCACTACTTCCTGCTGTTCCTGCCCCCCGGCGACGTCCTGTGGTCGTTCGGGAAGGTGCTGGTGTTCAGCGTCGTCGTGGTGCTGGCGCACTGCTACTACGGCTTCCGCGCGAGCGGCGGCCCGGCCGGCGTCGGCGTCGCGGTGGGCCGCGCCGTCCGCACCGCGATCGTCGCGATCAGCGTGCTCGACTTCTTCCTGTCACTGGCCATCTGGGGCGCGACGACGACCGTGCAGGTGGCCGGATGAGCCGCGAAACCCGCCGCAAGGCCGGGATCCGCACCGCGGGCGTGCTGTTCCTGGTGGTGATGGGCGTGCTCGTGACGCTCTCGATCAAGGTGTACGACAAGGACTTCGTCAGCACCGTCCCGGTGACGCTCAAAGCGAGCCGCATCGGCAACCAGCTCTCCCCGGGCGGGCAGGTCAAGGCCCGCGGGGTGCTCGTCGGGGAGATCCGCGACGTCCGCGCGACGCCGCAGGGCGCCGAGATAGCGCTTGCTCTCGAGCCCGGCAAGGTGGACATGCTGCCGCGCAACGTTTCCGCGCTGCTCGTGCCGAAGAC includes the following:
- a CDS encoding MlaE family ABC transporter permease is translated as MAERTTTASFPGAAALRQTGRLYGLGLDVVRLTFRRPFQVRELVQQFWFIASVSILPTALVSIPFGAVIALHIGSLTTQIGAQSFTGAASVLAIIQQASPIVTALLIAGAGGSAMCADLGSRTIREEIDAMEVLGVSPVQRLIVPRVLAAMGVAIFLNGMVSVVGVLGGYFFNVIMQHGTPGAYLASFSALAQLPDLWISEIKALIFGFVAGVVAAYRGLNPKGGPKGVGDAVNQSVVITFLLLFVLNLVLTTVYLQLVPPKGS
- a CDS encoding LLM class flavin-dependent oxidoreductase, which gives rise to MSSLPDVPLSVLDLSPVSEGNTVGETLRNTLDLARAAERLGYHRYWLAEHHNMPGIASSATPVLIGHVADATERIRVGSGGVMLPNHAPLVVAEQFGTLEAFHPGRIDLGIGRAPGTDQRTALALRGPGGLSADNFPEHLQELIGYFTHSEARGVNAVVAEGNQPPVWLLGSSGFSAQLAGRLGLPFSFAHHFAAENTIPAVQLYRENFQPSSVLSEPYVMLGVSVVAAETDERAQFLAGPSGLTFLSLRRGRPIALPTPEEAAEYPYTEIDRAFLADRFGSSIIGSPETVQKGFEQLLADTGADELMITTMVHGHADRIRSYELIAGLTS
- a CDS encoding MlaE family ABC transporter permease, translating into MTTTELPRSARVREAVDRRFGFLDTLGDQILFFLRAIAWIPRALHRYLREIVRLLAEVSFGSGALAVIGGTIGVMIGMTVATGTVVGLQGYSALNQVGTSAFAGFVSAYFNTREIAPLVSGLALSATVGCGFTAQLGAMRISEEIDALEVMGIPSVPYLVTTRVIAGFLAVIPLYAIGLLSSYLASRQITVWFFGQSAGTYDHYFLLFLPPGDVLWSFGKVLVFSVVVVLAHCYYGFRASGGPAGVGVAVGRAVRTAIVAISVLDFFLSLAIWGATTTVQVAG